Proteins co-encoded in one Xiphophorus couchianus chromosome 16, X_couchianus-1.0, whole genome shotgun sequence genomic window:
- the proza gene encoding protein Z, vitamin K-dependent plasma glycoprotein a yields MHSSTTYAAVLCLLAGAVTAIQTPETVFLEKQQATSLISRQKRNAGASTLEQACMERVCTYEEARKYFQDSYRTDIFWSVYIDGDQCAENPCMNGAMCSDSVGGYDCVCKSGFTGVHCEKDETLCTLEKDKGCSQFCKPGYTSYECSCARGWRVKDKVKCEAAVRYPCGQVNNLSQWKDRQSSLSTNNFDGLPCTPSECPWQALLKSSESDGFCSGVILKENLVLTSAQCANKYSSFQVAVGKRSTNFEDGEQTLYVKLTHVHPRYMRDRPENDLAVIELRDRITFKSDVVAACLPEKDFAESILMSGDLPAVVTGWKESTQMSNFQGRLTINQLVYNKLPQCVETYPNLMTNKMGCTAARANADCNMSSGSPLLTMYRDVLFLTGVVSQPEGADCTKGYIFQKVSRHLSWLQTLMGSR; encoded by the exons ATGCATTCTTCCACTACATACGCTGCTGTGCTCTGTCTCCTTGCTGGGGCAGTGACAGCCATTCAGACCCCCGAGACAG TATTTCTGGAGAAGCAGCAGGCCACCTCGCTGATCTCCCGTCAGAAGAGAAATGCTGGAGCGTCCACCTTGGAGCAGGCTTGCATGGAGAGGGTGTGCACTTATGAGGAAGCCAGGAAGTATTTCCAGGACTCGTATCGCACG GACATTTTTTGGTCTGTCTACATCG ATGGAGACCAGTGTGCTGAAAACCCCTGCATGAATGGAGCCATGTGCTCAGACAGTGTTGGAGGCTATGACTGCGTCTGCAAGTCGGGTTTCACGGGAGTCCACTGTGAAAAAG ATGAGACTCTTTGCACGCTGGAAAAGGACAAGGGTTGCTCACAGTTTTGCAAACCGGGCTACACGTCCTATGAGTGTTCTTGTGCCCGAGGCTGGAGGGTCAAAGACAAGGTCAAGTGTGAAGCTGCAG TCAGATACCCGTGTGGTCAGGTGAACAATCTGTCTCAGTGGAAGGACAGACAGTCAAGTCTTTCTACCAATAACTTTGATGGACTTCCTTGTACGCCATCTGAGTGTCCTTGGCAG GCTCTCTTAAAGAGTTCAGAGTCTGATGGCTTCTGTAGTGGAGTCATTCTGAAGGAGAACCTCGTCTTGACGTCAGCTCAGTGCGCCAACAAATACAGCAGCTTCCAGGTTGCAGTTG GAAAGCGCAGCACCAACTTTGAAGACGGAGAGCAGACGCTGTATGTGAAGCTCACTCACGTCCATCCTCGTTATATGAGAGACCGTCCTGAAAATGACCTGGCTGTGATCGAGCTCCGCGACCGCATAACCTTCAAGTCAGATGTCGTTGCGGCCTGCCTGCCAGAGAAAGACTTCGCAGAGAGCATCTTAATGTCTGGAGATTTGCCGGCTGTTGTCACCGGCTGGAAGGAATCCACACAGATGTCCAATTTCCAGGGCCGGCTCACTATTAACCAGCTGGTGTACAATAAGCTGCCTCAATGCGTGGAAACTTACCCCAACCTGATGACCAATAAAATGGGCTGCACTGCTGCCCGGGCCAATGCTGACTGCAACATGAGCTCGGGCAGCCCCTTGCTCACAATGTACAGGGATGTGTTGTTTCTCACTGGGGTGGTGAGTCAACCAGAAGGGGCTGACTGCACTAAAGGCTACATCTTCCAAAAAGTGTCCCGCCACCTCAGCTGGCTGCAGACGTTAATGGGTTCACGTTAG